One Ficedula albicollis isolate OC2 unplaced genomic scaffold, FicAlb1.5 N00319, whole genome shotgun sequence genomic window, gatttgggatcaggaatttgggatttggcaTTTGGGATCCCCCCCACACCCCGTTTTCCTGTTGGGAATTTCCTGTGGATTTTGCAtaagggatttgggatttgacATTTGGGACTGAGATTTCCCCACACCCCGTTTTCCCATGAGGAATTTCCTGCGGATTTTGGAtcaaggatttgggatttgggatcagggatATGGGATTTGGCATTTGGGATCCCCCCCACACCCCGTTTTCCTGTTAGGAATTTCCTGTGGATTTTGCAtaagggatttgggatctgaaATTTGGCGTttgagatttgggatttgggatttaggatttgggatttgggatttgggatttgacATTTGCAACTGGGATCTCCCCACGCCCCGTTTTCCCATGAGGAATTTCCTGAGGATTTTGGAtcaaggatttgggatttggggatcagggatttgggatttgggatcagggatttgggatttggcaTTTGGGATGCCCCCACACCCCGTTTTTCCCGTCAGGAATTTCCTGCGGGATGTGCTGTTTGCCGGCGGATCCCAGAGCCCGCACTCCCGAGTCATGAGCGGCCAAATCACCCTCAGCCAGGTGcggaatttggggatttttcgGGAATTTTTccttgggatgggatttttgggatcgGGATCCGAGACTGGATTTTTTGGAAACGAGGTTATtccaggaaaagggaatttattCGGGATAAATCCCGTCTGGAATTTCATCCACGCTgctggaaaataagaaatattccaaggagaggggaggaaaattcccaggatttcaggATTTGGGGAACAATTCCTGGATTTCAGGGCTTTTCCAACCGGGAATTTTCTGGATTCTCTGGATTTTTCCAACCGGGATTTTCCCCACTTTCCGTGGCTTTTCCAACCctgaatttggggttttccaACTGAGATTTCTCCAGGATTCTGAATCTTTTCCAAGTGGGAATTTTCCAGAttccagtttttttccaaaagacaatttcccaaattctggggttttttccaactGGGAATTTCCTGGATTCCAGGGCTTTTCCAATTGGGATTTCTCCTGGATTCTGTAGATTTTCCAGCCAGGAATTGCCTGGATTCCAAGGCTTTTCCAACCAGGATTTCTCCCAGATTCTGAGGTTTTTTCCATCTGGGATATTCCCAGATTCTGGGGTTTTTCCAATTGGGATTTCTCCTGGATTCCAAATCTTTTCCAGTCGGTAATTTCCTGGATTCCATGACTTTTCCAACCAGGGGTTTTCCCAGATTCCAGGGCTTTTCCAACTGGGAATTTCCCAGATTCTGAATCTTTTCCAACCGGGAATTTCCCAGATTCCAAATACTTTCCAACCGGGATTTCTCCCAGATTCCGGGGCTTTTCCAACTGGGAATTTCCTGGATTCTGAATCTTTTCCAACCCGGATTTCTCCCGCATTCCgggttttttccagctgttttcgGAGATGGACGAGGGCTGCCGGCGCCACGCCGATTCCTTGGGAATCGCCGTTCCCAGCGGATTTTCCGCTGCTCGGCCCTTCCAGGACCTGcaggcccagggcagggtcaaTGTGCAGATGCTGCGGGCGGCCGGGATCCTGCGCCGGAATGGTGGGTCTGGAATGTCGGGAACGCCGGGATGGGGAACGGGAGAGGTCCCAGGGAGGTGCCACCACAAGGTCCTGGTTGGTCACAGGACAGGGTCAGGGTTGGTGCCACCACCAGGTCCTGGCTGGTTCCGGTGCCAGGTTCTGGGTGGTTCCACCACGGAGCAGCACCAGGTCCTGGTGGGTCCCACCATGGAGCTGGGGTTGGCTCCAGCGCCAGGTCCTGGTTGGTTTCCAGTTGCCAGGTTCTGGTTGGTTTCCAGTTGCCAGGTTCTGGTAGGTCACAGCACCAGGTTCTGGGTGGTCTCAACACCAGGTCCTGGTTGGTCACGCCATGAGGTCCTGGTTGGTTCTGGGTGGTTCCACCATGGAGCTGGGGTTGGTCACAGCACCGGGTCCTGGTTGGTCACAGCACCGGGTCCTGGTTCTGGGTGGTCACACCATTAGGTCCTGGTTGGTTCCGGTGCCAGGTTCTGGGTGGTTCCACCACGGAGCAGCACCAGGTCCTGGTTGGTCACAGCACCAGGTCCTGGTGGGTCTCACCATGGAGCTGGAGTTGGTTCCAGCGCCAGGTCCTGGTTAGTTCCACCACTGGGTCTTGGTTGGTCACAGCACCGGGTCCTGGTTGGTCTCGAGACAGGGTCTGGGGTTGGCTCCATCATTGGGTCCTCGTTGGTTCCAGTGCCAGGTCCTGGTTGGTCACACCACAAGGATCCCTGGGTCGTTCCCATGAGATCCTGGTCATTCCCACAGGAACTCACCACAAGGTCCTGGTTGATTCCCACCATGGGGATCTGATCCCACCATGAGGATCCCTGGTTGATCCCATCACAAGATCCTGGTTGGTCCCACCATGAGGGTCCCAGTTTGATTCCCACCATGAGATCCTGGTTGATCCCACCACAAGGTCCTGGTAGATTCCCACCACAAGGATCCCTGGTTGATCCCACCATGAGGATCCCTGGGTCATTCCCACCGTGAGGATTCCAGGTTGATTCCCACCATGAGATCCTGTGTCATTCCCAGTATGAGATCCTGGTTGATCCCACCATGAGGTCCTGGTGATTCCCACCATGGGGATCTGATCCCACCACAAAGTCCTGGTTGATCTCACCATGAGGATCCCTGGTTGATCCCACCACAAGATCCTGGTTGATCCCACCATGAGGATTCCAGGTTGATTCCCACCACGAGGATACCTGGTTGATCCCACCAGAAGATCCTGGTTGATCCCACCACAAGGATCCTGATCATTCCCACCACAAGATCCTGGTTGATCCTACCATGAGGTTCTGGTCATTCCCAGTATGAGATCCTGGTGATTCCCACCACAAAGATCCGTGGTTGATTCCCACCATGAGGATCCTGGGTGATTCCCACCACGAGATCCCTCTTGGTCCATCCCATCTCCACCCTCAGCACCTCCACACTCCCAACCTCCACCCTCAATCCCACCAGGAGCATCCCCCAAAACTCCAAactcctgctgcccatcccttAACCACCTCCCAGAATTCCTCAAACCCCAGAAAACTCCGGGATGAGAAcatcccccaaaaaaaacccacggGAACAACGAGGATGAGAACAGAAATCTGGAAGATCCGGAATGagaattcccaacttttcccaGGATTCAGGACCGGCATCCTGACCAACAACTGGGTGGACGACAGCCCCGGGCGGTTCCTCACGGCCGCGCTCCTGGCGCGGCTCCGGAGCCACTTCGACCTGGTGCTGGAATCCTGCCGGATCGGCATCGCCAAACCGGATCCCGGGATCTACTCCTACGCCCTGGAGGCGCTGCAGGCCCAGCCGCACGAGGTGCCGCGATTCCCGAAAAAAAAATCCGGGAATGGGGGATTTTTCCATACCAGAAATCATTGGGTGTTGATGGGGTTTGAAGTTTCAGGAGATGCCACAATCCCGAagaaaaatttgggaatgggggattttCCAGGCTCCCAAATCCTTGGTTGAATCGTTGGGTGTTCCCAGGATTAGGAAGCCCCAGGAGGTGCCAcaatcttggaaaaaaaaataatcagggaatgggggattttccaatcccaaaaatccttgGTTGAATTGTTGGTTGTTCCCGGGAATTTGAAGGAAAttccaaaatccccaaaaagcTGAGAATGGAGGATTTTCCAGATTCCCAAATCCTTGGGTGTTCCCAGGATTGGGAAGCTTCAGGAGATGTTACAATCCCCaaaaaaattctgggaatgggggattttCCATCCCATAAATTCTCAGATGTTCCCAGGGATTTGAAGCTTCAGGAGAtgccaaaatcccaaaaatccaagAATGGAATCCTTGGAAAACAAGGAACGGAATGTTCCTCCAATCCCACAAATCCTTGGTTGAATCCTCGGATATTCCCGGGAATGTGAAGCCACAGGAAATGCCacaatccccccaaaaaaaccaaaaaactgggaatgggggatttcCCAGTCGTTGGATCCGGGCCCTGGCCATTCCTGGGGATTTTTCCAGGTGATTTTCCTGGATGACCTCGGGGAGAACCTGAAGCCGGCgcgggagctgggaatggccacGATCCTTTTCCGGGATACGGAATCCGGCCTccgggagctgcaggagctctctggGGTCCAGGTATGGAAAAATGGCCTGGAATTCCcggaattccagggaatttgtcccttcccatgggaaAGGGTGGGAATGAAGAGCTGGAAgtgcatcccaaatccacaGCGATCCAGAATTTACTGATTCCGTGGTTTTCTGGGCTCCCAAATCGTTGGGTGTTGCTGGGGATTTGAAGCTCCAGGAGAAGCCAAAAGCCCCAAAAAAATCTGGGATTGGGGGATTTGGGAGTGATGGGAtctggctctgggctggttCCATGGGATCTGGGTGGGATattccatggaattccatggaattccgTGTTCCTCATCCCGCAGCTCCTGCCGGAGGAGGAGCCGCTGCCGACGCCGTGCGCTCCGTCCGAGGTCACGCACGGATACGTCTCCATCCGGGTACGGAATTCCTCGGGAATGAGGGGGCGGGAAGGGCTGGGATCTGGGAATGGATGAAATTCCGGGAGTGGATCTGGGAATGGGCGGAATTCTGGGATTGGGTGGGATTTTGTGATTGAATCTGGGATTGGATCTGGGAATGGGTGAGATTCTGGGATTGGATGTAccagggtttgggaatgggTGGGATTCCAGGATTGGATTCTGGAATGGGTGGGATTTCCAGGATCGGATCTGGGAATGAGGAATGGGTGAAATTCCAGGATTGGATTCTGGAATGGGTGGGATTTCCAGGATCGGATCTGGGAATGGGCAGGATTCCAGGCTGGAATGTGTCAGGATCTCGGAATGGGTGGAATTCTGGGATTGgatctgggaatgggggacaTTCCTGGATTAGATCTGGGAATGGATGGGATTCTAGGCTGGGATCTGGGAAtgggcaggattttgggattgGATGTGCCAGGATCTGGGAATGTGTGGGATTCCAGGATTGGATCTGGGAATGGGTGGCATTCTGGGATTGGATGTTTTGGGATCCGAGGACggaatgcagagctgcttcagccTTTGGGAATTCTCTGGGCATTCCAAGCGCTCTGGAATGTTGGGATGGAGTGGGTGGTGGGTTCTGGAattccaggctggatgggatgGTGGGGTCTGGAATTCCAGGTGCTGATCTCCAGAATTCCAGGACAGAGAGGGCGATGGGCTCTGGAATTCCaagtgctgagctctggaatTCCAGGTTCTGATCTCTGGAATTCCAGGCCGGAGAGTTCAATGGGCTCTGGAATTCCAGGTGCTGATGTCTGGAATTCCAAGTGCTGATCTCCAAATTTCAAAGTGTTGAGCTCCAGAATTCCAGGTGCTGttctctgggaattctgaaCTGGAGAGGCCAATGGGCTCTGGAATTCCAGATGATGAGGAATTCTGGGTGCTGATCTCTGGAATTCCAGGTGCTGATCTCCAGAATTCCGGGCTGGAGAGGCCGATGCGCTCTGGAATTCCAAGTTTTGAGGTCCAGAATTCCgagtgctgagctctggaatTCCAAGTGCTAATCTCTGGAATTCCGTGAGTGCTGAGCTCCGGAATTCCAAGTGCTAATCTCTggaattccaggctggagagggtgATGGGCTCTGGAATTCCAGGTGCTGATCTCCAGAATTCTGGGCTGGAGAGGCCGATGAGCTCTGGAATTCCAAGTTTTGAGGTCCAGAATTCCgagtgctgagctctggaatTCCAAGTGCTAATCTCTGGAATTCCGGGCCGGAGAGGGTGATGGGCTCTGGAATTCCGGGTGCTGAGCTCCGGAATTCCAGTCTGGAGAGTCCCACGTGCTCCAGAATTGTCTCTGCCAATTCCTGCTGGATCCATGAggaattcccatttttgtttgggttttttttttccagccgGGAGTGCGGCTGCACTTtgtggagctgggccagggccCCGTGATCTGCCTGTGCCACGGATTCCCGGAATCCTGGCTCTCCTGGCGCTTCCAGGTGACGGAAAAACACcgggatttgggaattcccaaggtttttcctgggaattccgGGATCTGAGGAGGATCTGGGCACCTTTTGGAATTGGCTGCTCTCCCTCGATCCCAGATCCCGGCGTTGGCCAGTGCCGGATTCCGGGTGATCGCGCTGGAAATGAAGGGATACGGAGAATCCACGGCTCCGCCCGGTGAGCTGGGAATTCCGGGATGGGCTGGGAATTcgaaaaaaatatggaaaacaaaatcacGGAAAAGAAAATCATGGGAAATGAAGGGACATGGAGAGTCCACGGCTCCGCCCGGTgagctgggaattctgggatgggctgggaattCTTGGATGAGCTTGAGGAGTGGGATGTGGGAATCTGCTCTGGGGTTTTGTGGTCGtggagaaaaaatatggaaaaaaattatgggaaaagattatagggggaaaaaaaagaatcatcaGGGGGAAATCGTGGAAAGGaaattatggggaaaaaaaatatgggggaaaaaattatggAGAAAAGAATAATGGCAAAAAATCACGAAAAAATCATGGAAAggaaatgatgggaaaaaactgtgggaaaaataattatggGGGAAAATAATGGGAGAaaaattagggggaaaaattatggggaaaaaattatgggaaaaaaatcatggggaaaaaaatcatggggaaaaaaacgggaaaaaatcatggaaaagaaggaatggTGGAAAGATAAATCATGGAAAAAAgccatgggggaaaaaaacatggaaaaaaaatcgtggaaaaaaatatggaaaacaaaatcacGGAAAAGAAAATCATGGGAAATGAAGGGACATGGAGAGTCCACGGCTCCGCCCGGTgagctgggaattctgggatgggctgggaattCTTGGATGAGCTTGAGGAGTGGGATGTGGGAATCTGCTCTGGGGTTTTGTGGTCGtggagaaaaaatatggaaaaaaattatgggaaaagattatagggggaaaaaaaagaatcatcaGGGGGAAATCGTGGAAAGGaaattatggggaaaaaaaatatgggggaaaaaattatggAGAAAAGAATAATGGCAAAAAATCACGAAAAAATCATGGAAAggaaatgatgggaaaaaactgtgggaaaaataattatggGGGAAAATAATGGGAGAaaaattagggggaaaaattatggggaaaaaattatgggaaaaaaatcatggggaaaaaaatcatggggaaaaaaacgggaaaaaatcatggaaaagaaggaatggTGGAAAGATAAATCATGGAAAAAAgccatgggggaaaaaaacatggaaaaaaaatcgtggaaaaaaatatggaaaacaaaatcacGGAAAAGAAAATCATGGGAAATGAAGGGACATGGAGAGTCCACGGCTCCGCCCGGTgagctgggaattctgggatgggctgggaattCTTGGATGAGCTTGAGGAGTGGGATGTGGGAATCTGCTCTGGGGTTTTGTGGTCGtggagaaaaaatatggaaaaaaattatgggaaaagattatgggggaaaaaaaagaatcatcGGGGGAAATCGTGGAAAGGaaattgtggggaaaaaattatggggaagaaaattatgggaaaaaataatgggaaggaaatgatgggaaaaaacggcaaaaaaataattatgaggaaaaataatgggagaaaaattagggggaaaatcatggaaaaataTTGTGGAAAGGAAATGATGGGGGAAAAGTTATGGGGGAAAAACTATGgtaaaaaataatggaaaaaaccatgagaaaaaaacatgtggaaaaatcatgggaaaaaataatgggaaaaaacatggaaaaaataatgaaaaagaaaatcatggggaaaaaaatcacagataaaAGAGgtcatggaaaaataaatggaaaaaattgtggaaaaaatcatgaaaagaaaaaaacatggaaagaaagaataatgggaaaaaataacggaaaaggaaaaaatcactgggaaaaaaaaaaatcacagaaaaaataatcattgggaaaattaaaatttccctGCAGATATCACGGAATATTCCCAGGAGCAGATCTGCAAGGTGAGGAATTGTTGGTAactctgggaattttgggaattctggaaggGCTGATCCCAATGGGATCTGAGCCCTTCCCTCAtccttttccaggattttgtgACTTTCTTGGATAAACTGGTGACGACTCCCCGGATGGATCCagatttctggggaaaaatgggattttttcctcccccttgtgctgttttcctgctccatcccattcCTGGGATGTCCCAGCTCCCAAAATTCTTGGAATGGcaaatgaggggggaaaagagggaaatgagagggaaaaacagaaaaaaaattggaaaatgagggggaagaggagagggagaaaggggaaaaacgaggaaaaggagaaaaaaatgggaaaaacaaggagaaaaaaaaaagaggaaaaaacagataaaagggGGAGATGaggggagaaagaagggaaatggaaggaaaaaagagagaggaaaacaggaaggggggggggggggggggggggggggggggggggggggggggggggggggggggggggggggggggggggggggggggggggggggggggggggggggggggggggggggggggggggggggggggggggggggggggggggggggggggggggggggggggggggggggggggggggggggggggggggggggggggggggggggggggggggggggggggggggggggggggggggggggggggggggggggggggggggggggggggggggggggggggggggggggggggggggggggggggggggggggggggggggggggggggggggggggggggggggggggggggggggggggggggggggggggggggggggggggggggggggggggggggggggggggggggggggggggggggggggggggggggggggggggggggggggggggggggggggggggggggggggggggggggggggggggggggggggggggggggggggggggggggggggggggggggggggggggggggggggggggggggggggggggggggggggggggggggggggggggggggggggggggggggggggggggggggggggggggggggggggggggggggggggggggggggggggggggggggggggggggggggggggggggggggggggggggggggggggggggggggggggggggggggggggggggggggggggggggggggggggggggggggggggggggggggggggggggggggggggggggggggggggggggggggggggggggggggggggggggggggggggggggggggggggggggggggggggggggggggggggggggggggggggggggggggggggggggggggggggggggggggggggggggggggggggggggggggggggggggggggggggggggggggggggggggggggggggggggggggggggggggggggggggggggggggggggggggggggggggggggggggggggggggggggggggggggggggggggggggggggggggggggggggggggggggggggggggggggggggggggggggggggggggggggggggggggggggggggggggggggggggggggggggggggggggggggggggggggggggggggggggggggggggggggggggggggggggggggggggggggggggggggggggggggggggggggggggggggggggggggggggggggggggggggggggggggggggggggggggggggggggggggggggggggggggggggggggggggggggggggggggggggggggggggggggggggggggggggggggggggggggggggggggggggggggggggggggggggggggggggggggggggggggggggggggggggggggggggggggggggggggggggggggggggggggggggggggggggggggggggggggggggggggggggggggggggggggggggggggggggggggggggggggggggggggggggggggggggggggggggggggggggggggggggggggggggggggggggggggggggggggggggggggggggggggggggggggggggggggggggggggggggggggggggggggggggggggggggggggggggggggggggggggggggggggggggggggggggggggggggggggggggggggggggggggggggggggggggggggggggggggggggggggggggggggggggggggggggggggggggggggggggggggggggggggggggggggggggggggggggggggggggggggggggggggggggggggggggggggggggggggggggggggggggggggggggggggggggatgggctgggaattctgggatgaGCTTGGAGGAGAGGGATGCGGGAATCTGCTCTGGGGTTTTGTGGTCGtggagaaaaaatatggaaaaaaattatgggaaaagattatagggggaaaaaaaagaatcatcaGGGGGAAATCGTGGAAAGGaaattatggggaaaaaattatggggaagaaaattatgggaaaaaataatgggaagggggaaaaaaaagaatcatcGGGGGAAATCGTGGAAAGGaaattgtggggaaaaaattatggggaagaaaattatggga contains:
- the EPHX2 gene encoding bifunctional epoxide hydrolase 2 — its product is MRNFLRILDQGFGIWDQGYGIWHLGSPPHPVFLLGISCGFCIRDLGSEIWRLRFGIWDLGFGIWDLGFDICNWDLPTPRFPMRNFLRILDQGFGIWGSGIWDLGSGIWDLAFGMPPHPVFPVRNFLRDVLFAGGSQSPHSRVMSGQITLSQLFSEMDEGCRRHADSLGIAVPSGFSAARPFQDLQAQGRVNVQMLRAAGILRRNGFRTGILTNNWVDDSPGRFLTAALLARLRSHFDLVLESCRIGIAKPDPGIYSYALEALQAQPHEVIFLDDLGENLKPARELGMATILFRDTESGLRELQELSGVQLLPEEEPLPTPCAPSEVTHGYVSIRPGVRLHFVELGQGPVICLCHGFPESWLSWRFQIPALASAGFRVIALEMKGYGESTAPPDITEYSQEQICKDFVTFLDKLGIPQVVLVGHDWGGAVAWNVALFYPERLRAVASLNTPYRPADPDTDIMEKLASNPAFDYQFYFQEPGVAEAELEKDIGRTLKILIRSTSPEDRLPVSFSSQKVRERGGLLVGFPEDIPGSRLLPLPELEYYIQQFQKSGFRGPLNWYRNLRANWRWALRARDRKILIPALMVTAGKDPVLHPILSKGMESWIPQLHRENLQECGHWTQLERPAEVSRILLEWLEKLPPDPPFPGNSKL